From one Anaeromyxobacter diazotrophicus genomic stretch:
- a CDS encoding HNH endonuclease, whose translation MDAAPDLAACSPSEAWRTRFAPPAVEPAPLTGRELDAWFRGGEPEADACEALLTWAARARGALDVAIAEGLDALRRGDRLAELACHLDDYAREVLDLGKRAAEGLALLGRELRTRPLLREALTAGRVKLRAAQTVLKVAVGEDEAAWVERAARMTVRALEAEVRRARAAPGDEEEPWLRLDARLEPEECEVVDEALALAGELMPGATRAERLEAIAQEFAGEYAGEGDPDAARVLGAWVRPSGERTGDTRAAALEEETERWAALRALPDIAAPDVRFYETATAQEVDARLRELAALRAEWEDLVGYCALAVRKSQLYRLLGFASFRQYCEERLGLAARSIEERAKVEERRWASPALQEAKREGLPFEKLRLLSKLPEPEITRWAARAKGLTCVALRRELEGEAERRMRAQGKLAVPLALRMAAVLAAAVQAVRDRTGKRLPLGTCLAVLAQHFLDTWKGGKCARTRSRKVRERDEGHCQVPGCSRRATHAHHVLFRSQGGGDELDNQLGLCAFHHLRCIHAGHLRVVGRAPEALRWFLGGKAWSGPEPAKWSGGGVEVSAA comes from the coding sequence ATGGACGCGGCACCCGACCTCGCTGCGTGCTCGCCCTCCGAGGCCTGGAGGACGCGCTTCGCGCCGCCGGCCGTCGAGCCCGCGCCGCTCACCGGGCGCGAGCTCGACGCCTGGTTCCGCGGCGGCGAGCCGGAGGCCGACGCCTGCGAGGCGCTGCTCACCTGGGCGGCCAGGGCGCGGGGCGCGCTCGACGTCGCCATCGCCGAGGGGCTCGACGCGCTCCGGCGGGGCGACCGGCTGGCCGAGCTCGCGTGCCACCTCGACGACTACGCGCGGGAGGTGCTCGACCTCGGCAAGCGGGCCGCCGAGGGGCTCGCCCTGCTCGGCCGGGAGCTGCGGACGCGGCCGCTCCTGCGCGAGGCGCTCACGGCGGGGCGGGTCAAGCTCCGCGCCGCGCAGACGGTGCTGAAGGTGGCGGTGGGCGAGGACGAGGCGGCCTGGGTGGAGCGCGCGGCGCGGATGACCGTCCGCGCGCTCGAGGCCGAGGTCCGCCGGGCGCGCGCGGCGCCGGGCGACGAGGAGGAGCCGTGGCTGCGCCTCGACGCGCGCCTCGAGCCGGAGGAGTGCGAGGTGGTCGATGAAGCGCTGGCGCTCGCGGGCGAGCTCATGCCGGGCGCGACGCGCGCCGAGCGGCTCGAGGCGATCGCCCAGGAGTTCGCGGGCGAGTACGCGGGCGAGGGAGACCCGGACGCGGCGCGCGTGCTCGGCGCTTGGGTCCGGCCGTCCGGTGAGCGCACCGGGGACACGCGCGCCGCAGCGCTCGAGGAGGAGACGGAGCGCTGGGCCGCGCTTCGCGCCCTGCCAGACATCGCGGCCCCGGACGTCCGCTTCTACGAGACCGCCACCGCCCAGGAGGTGGACGCCCGACTGCGGGAGCTCGCCGCCCTGCGGGCGGAGTGGGAGGACCTCGTCGGCTACTGCGCCCTCGCGGTCCGGAAGAGCCAGCTGTACCGGCTCCTCGGGTTCGCGAGCTTCCGCCAGTACTGCGAGGAGCGGCTGGGGCTCGCGGCGCGCTCGATCGAGGAGCGGGCCAAGGTCGAGGAGCGGCGCTGGGCCTCGCCGGCGCTCCAGGAGGCGAAGCGCGAGGGGCTGCCGTTCGAGAAGCTGCGGCTCCTCTCGAAGCTGCCCGAGCCGGAGATCACCCGCTGGGCCGCGCGGGCGAAGGGCCTCACCTGCGTCGCGCTCCGGCGCGAGCTCGAGGGCGAGGCCGAGCGGCGGATGCGTGCGCAGGGGAAGCTGGCCGTCCCGCTGGCGCTCCGGATGGCGGCGGTGCTCGCCGCCGCGGTGCAGGCCGTCCGCGACCGGACCGGGAAGCGGCTGCCGCTCGGGACCTGCCTCGCCGTCCTCGCGCAGCACTTCCTCGACACCTGGAAGGGCGGGAAGTGCGCCCGGACCCGCTCGCGGAAGGTCCGGGAGCGGGACGAGGGCCATTGCCAGGTCCCCGGCTGCAGCCGCCGCGCGACGCACGCCCACCACGTCCTCTTCCGCTCGCAAGGCGGCGGGGACGAGCTCGACAACCAGCTCGGCCTCTGCGCCTTTCACCACCTCCGGTGCATCCACGCCGGCCACCTGCGCGTGGTGGGGCGGGCGCCTGAGGCGCTGCGGTGGTTCCTCGGCGGGAAGGCGTGGAGCGGGCCGGAGCCCGCGAAGTGGTCTGGCGGGGGCGTGGAGGTTTCGGCGGCGTGA
- a CDS encoding site-2 protease family protein — METATFRPPLRRLGAHLLAGGAAGALVGLAAEIPPLVAVLFGAVAAAIALTARHAGGLRVLADERGLRVAGAAAAPTSSARQPPAAPGAVEAAWGELRLGFGLAQRADGTVQRYAVFADARGRSFAFAELSASAAPCAPVRGADGGSVPVVELRDAPLLLALLVQRVPAWQILPEALQAAPAAAAVDPEAPAAAGPVLRPRREARRARMGVWALAAKLGSKLAASFGKLAATGLKAVKTANVGWAAASVATYSLLFSWKFALALMVQLFIHEYGHVHAMRRTGMRVRGMYFVPLLGALAVTDDAFTSRRQQVYVALNGPLWGSLAALAPAGLWLWTHDPQWAAIAAFWALVNLFNLLPIAPLDGGRALQAFAYSYSSGLGVALSALGLAGAVALASAAGFSLIWLVAVLGAMELAGEVQSRTGARALRLLPAPARFGAPHWLYLRAVLGGSPGVAGEALFLRGLERQEKAARAAPLTAGQLVRWGLTYAALAAALVLLVWFMRHVPGADAASRILE, encoded by the coding sequence ATGGAAACCGCCACCTTCCGCCCGCCGCTGCGCCGCCTCGGCGCCCACCTCCTCGCCGGCGGCGCCGCCGGGGCGCTGGTGGGCCTCGCCGCGGAGATCCCGCCGCTCGTGGCGGTCCTCTTCGGCGCGGTGGCGGCCGCCATCGCCCTGACCGCCCGGCACGCCGGGGGGCTGCGGGTCCTGGCGGACGAGCGCGGGCTGCGGGTGGCCGGCGCGGCCGCCGCCCCGACCTCTTCGGCGCGCCAGCCCCCGGCCGCCCCGGGCGCGGTGGAGGCGGCCTGGGGGGAGCTGCGGCTCGGCTTCGGGCTCGCCCAGCGCGCCGACGGCACCGTCCAGCGGTACGCCGTCTTCGCCGACGCGCGCGGGCGCAGCTTCGCCTTCGCGGAGCTGTCCGCGAGCGCCGCGCCCTGCGCGCCGGTGCGGGGCGCGGACGGCGGCAGCGTGCCGGTGGTGGAGCTGCGCGACGCGCCGCTCCTGCTGGCGCTGCTCGTGCAGCGGGTGCCCGCCTGGCAGATCCTGCCCGAGGCGCTGCAGGCCGCGCCGGCGGCGGCCGCGGTGGACCCCGAGGCGCCGGCAGCCGCCGGGCCGGTGCTCCGCCCGCGGCGGGAGGCGCGCCGGGCGCGGATGGGCGTGTGGGCGCTGGCCGCGAAGCTCGGCTCGAAGCTCGCCGCCTCGTTCGGGAAGCTCGCCGCGACCGGCCTCAAGGCGGTGAAGACCGCCAACGTGGGCTGGGCGGCGGCGTCGGTCGCCACCTACTCGCTCCTCTTCTCGTGGAAGTTCGCGCTCGCGCTCATGGTGCAGCTCTTCATCCACGAGTACGGCCACGTGCACGCCATGCGGCGGACCGGCATGCGGGTGCGGGGCATGTACTTCGTGCCGCTCCTCGGCGCCCTGGCGGTGACGGACGACGCGTTCACCTCGCGCCGCCAGCAGGTCTACGTGGCGCTGAACGGCCCGCTGTGGGGCTCCCTGGCGGCGCTCGCGCCGGCCGGGCTGTGGCTGTGGACGCACGATCCGCAGTGGGCCGCCATCGCCGCCTTCTGGGCGCTGGTGAACCTGTTCAACCTGCTCCCGATCGCGCCGCTCGACGGCGGGCGGGCGCTGCAGGCGTTCGCGTACTCGTACTCCTCGGGCCTGGGCGTGGCGCTCTCCGCGCTCGGCCTCGCCGGCGCGGTGGCGCTCGCGAGCGCGGCCGGCTTCTCGCTCATCTGGCTCGTCGCTGTCCTCGGCGCGATGGAGCTCGCCGGCGAGGTGCAGTCGCGCACCGGCGCGCGGGCGCTGCGGCTCCTGCCCGCGCCGGCCCGCTTCGGCGCGCCGCACTGGCTCTACCTGCGCGCCGTCCTCGGCGGCAGCCCGGGCGTGGCGGGCGAGGCGCTGTTCCTGCGCGGCCTCGAGCGGCAGGAGAAGGCCGCCCGCGCCGCGCCGCTCACGGCGGGGCAGCTCGTCCGGTGGGGGCTCACCTACGCCGCCCTCGCCGCTGCCCTCGTCTTGCTCGTCTGGTTCATGCGCCACGTCCCCGGCGCCGACGCGGCGAGCCGGATCCTCGAGTAG
- the tsaB gene encoding tRNA (adenosine(37)-N6)-threonylcarbamoyltransferase complex dimerization subunit type 1 TsaB, producing MWVAALDTSTLALSCALCELAGGEVRLVAERTEHAPAKAGPQGPTGGHGGRLPGVLQDVLAAAGRRLSEVDGYAVGLGPGSFTGLRIGLATWKGLAYGHHRPLAGVSSLAALALAAAPAAEPGALLVPLLDAKKGELYAGFYRAGGAGVEAAAPDAALPPEALAARLAALAAEGARPVAFGPGRAAYPEALAAFAAPEGAPASPPALAVARLCAAELAAGYDQAKLFALEPHYVRKSEAEVKFPHGLGPGADRP from the coding sequence ATGTGGGTCGCCGCCCTCGACACCTCCACCCTCGCGCTCTCCTGCGCGCTCTGCGAGCTCGCGGGCGGCGAGGTGCGCCTCGTCGCCGAGCGCACCGAGCACGCGCCGGCCAAGGCCGGGCCGCAGGGCCCCACCGGCGGGCACGGCGGCCGGCTCCCGGGCGTCCTGCAGGACGTGCTCGCGGCGGCCGGGCGGCGGCTCTCCGAGGTCGACGGGTACGCCGTGGGGCTCGGGCCGGGATCGTTCACCGGGCTGCGCATCGGGCTCGCCACCTGGAAGGGCCTCGCCTACGGCCACCACCGCCCGCTCGCCGGCGTCTCCAGCCTGGCGGCGCTGGCGCTGGCGGCCGCGCCGGCGGCGGAGCCGGGCGCGCTGCTCGTGCCGCTCCTCGACGCGAAGAAGGGCGAGCTCTACGCCGGCTTCTACCGGGCGGGCGGCGCCGGCGTGGAGGCGGCCGCGCCCGACGCGGCGCTCCCGCCCGAGGCGCTCGCGGCGCGGCTCGCGGCGCTCGCCGCCGAGGGCGCGCGGCCGGTCGCGTTCGGGCCGGGGCGCGCGGCCTACCCCGAGGCGCTCGCCGCCTTCGCGGCGCCGGAGGGGGCTCCCGCGAGCCCGCCCGCGCTGGCCGTCGCGCGGCTGTGCGCGGCGGAGCTCGCCGCCGGCTACGACCAGGCGAAGCTCTTCGCGCTGGAGCCGCACTACGTCCGCAAGAGCGAGGCCGAGGTGAAGTTCCCGCACGGCCTCGGGCCGGGCGCCGACCGGCCGTAG
- a CDS encoding site-2 protease family protein: MPSDFLLKAGSIVLLLGGLIFVHELGHFVAAKLLGVKVLRFSIGFGPRLFGFTRGETEYRVASLPLGGYVKMAGDDPSEEVKPEDRGRGFLEQQPWRRFVIAAAGPGMNLVFPVLVYLALGLAQNGQLVAGPRVGSLSPGSPAAEAGLEPGDRIVSVAAPGEAPKPVRYFNDLRDLVSPHPGEPLTFEVERDGRRLPPLTLTPARERESNPIETTWRGVIGVTPAYSPAVVAPVARGAAGPLEPFDLVASVNGKKVAHAGELRRALDAARCGPVALEVLREQGVSAPGATVSTYRPVALADVPTCAGGAPTFAVADPGVSTFIAAVAPGGPAEQAGLRRGDALAAVNGHPVRSFRDVNARAAEFKAGQPVELALRDGRKVTLVPGERTELDEMTREPQKKLVLGFFPEQRALVESSALLVERVPLAMGPLEAGRAALAGVHEAVRLTVVSLAHIVTGQLSFKTVGGPIMLFSIASKAAEEGLQSFLFTMALISVNLGLMNLLPIPVLDGGHLATCLVEGVTRRPLSIRAREIANLVGIILLVMLMIAVFKNDIVRVMG, from the coding sequence ATGCCCAGCGACTTCCTCCTCAAGGCCGGCTCCATCGTCCTCCTGCTCGGCGGGCTGATCTTCGTCCACGAGCTGGGCCACTTCGTCGCCGCGAAGCTGCTCGGCGTGAAGGTGCTCCGCTTCTCCATCGGCTTCGGCCCGCGGCTCTTCGGCTTCACGCGCGGCGAGACCGAGTACCGCGTCGCGTCGCTCCCGCTCGGCGGGTACGTCAAGATGGCGGGCGACGACCCCTCCGAGGAGGTGAAGCCGGAGGACCGCGGCCGCGGCTTCCTGGAGCAGCAGCCCTGGCGCCGCTTCGTCATCGCCGCCGCCGGGCCGGGCATGAACCTCGTCTTCCCGGTCCTGGTCTACCTGGCCCTCGGCCTGGCGCAGAACGGGCAGCTCGTGGCGGGCCCTCGCGTCGGGTCGCTCTCGCCCGGCTCTCCGGCCGCCGAGGCGGGGCTCGAGCCGGGGGATCGCATCGTGAGCGTGGCGGCCCCCGGCGAGGCGCCGAAGCCGGTCCGCTACTTCAACGACCTGCGCGACCTCGTGTCGCCGCATCCCGGCGAGCCGCTCACCTTCGAGGTGGAGCGCGACGGCCGCCGGCTGCCGCCGCTCACCCTCACCCCGGCGCGCGAGCGCGAGTCGAACCCCATCGAGACCACCTGGCGCGGGGTCATCGGGGTCACGCCCGCGTACTCCCCGGCGGTGGTGGCGCCGGTGGCGCGCGGCGCGGCCGGGCCGCTCGAGCCCTTCGACCTGGTCGCCTCGGTGAACGGGAAGAAGGTGGCGCACGCGGGCGAGCTGCGGCGCGCGCTGGACGCGGCGCGCTGCGGCCCGGTGGCGCTGGAGGTGCTGCGCGAGCAGGGCGTGTCCGCCCCCGGCGCGACCGTCTCCACCTACCGCCCCGTGGCGCTGGCGGATGTCCCGACCTGCGCCGGCGGCGCGCCCACCTTCGCCGTGGCGGATCCGGGCGTGTCGACGTTCATCGCGGCGGTGGCGCCCGGCGGCCCGGCGGAGCAGGCGGGGCTGCGCCGCGGTGACGCGCTCGCGGCGGTGAACGGCCACCCGGTGCGCTCGTTCCGCGACGTGAACGCCCGCGCCGCGGAGTTCAAGGCCGGCCAGCCGGTCGAGCTCGCGCTGCGCGACGGGCGCAAGGTGACGCTCGTCCCCGGCGAGCGCACCGAGCTCGACGAGATGACGCGCGAGCCGCAGAAGAAGCTCGTCCTCGGGTTCTTCCCCGAGCAGCGCGCGCTGGTGGAGAGCTCGGCGCTCCTGGTCGAGCGCGTCCCGCTCGCCATGGGGCCCCTCGAGGCCGGGCGGGCCGCGCTGGCCGGCGTGCACGAGGCGGTGCGGCTCACCGTCGTCAGCCTGGCGCACATCGTCACCGGGCAGCTCAGCTTCAAGACGGTGGGCGGCCCCATCATGCTCTTCTCCATCGCCTCCAAGGCGGCGGAGGAGGGGCTGCAGAGCTTCCTGTTCACGATGGCGCTCATCAGCGTGAACCTCGGGCTCATGAACCTGCTCCCCATCCCGGTCCTCGACGGCGGCCACCTCGCCACCTGTCTGGTGGAGGGCGTCACGCGCCGCCCGCTCTCGATCCGCGCCCGCGAGATCGCGAACCTGGTCGGGATCATCCTGCTCGTCATGCTCATGATCGCCGTCTTCAAGAACGACATCGTGCGGGTGATGGGGTAA
- the dxr gene encoding 1-deoxy-D-xylulose-5-phosphate reductoisomerase has product MKRLAILGSTGSIGVQALDVVARSGGRFEVAALAAGSNADLLVEQARRWRPRAVALADPAAARRARELLGPGGPEVLEGAAGVTALASLGEVDVVLAAISGGAGLASTAAAIEAGKTVGLANKESMVLAGELLMRRAAEKGVAILPVDSEHSAIFQSLAGHQRPHVRRLLLTASGGPLRTVPAAELAAVTPARALKHPNWSMGAKITIDSATLMNKGLEVIEARWLFDVDPRRIDIVVHPESIVHSMVEYVDGSVVAQLGVSDMRGPISYALAWPERIPLELPALDLPRLGKLTFEAPDPARFPAFMLAYRALELGGTAPAALSGADEAAVAAFLAGRCSFTRIAEVCAEVLEALAPEPVGSVEQALAASDWGRRQAERRVAG; this is encoded by the coding sequence ATGAAGCGGCTCGCCATCCTCGGCTCCACCGGCTCCATCGGCGTCCAGGCGCTCGACGTGGTCGCGCGCTCCGGCGGACGCTTCGAGGTCGCCGCGCTCGCCGCCGGGTCGAACGCCGATCTGCTGGTGGAGCAGGCGCGGCGCTGGCGCCCGCGCGCGGTCGCGCTGGCGGATCCCGCCGCGGCCCGGCGCGCGCGCGAGCTGCTCGGCCCGGGCGGCCCGGAGGTGCTGGAGGGCGCCGCCGGCGTGACGGCGCTGGCGAGCCTGGGCGAGGTGGACGTGGTGCTGGCCGCCATCTCGGGCGGCGCGGGCCTCGCCTCCACCGCCGCCGCCATCGAGGCGGGCAAGACGGTCGGCCTCGCCAACAAGGAGTCGATGGTGCTGGCGGGCGAGCTGCTCATGCGCCGCGCCGCCGAGAAGGGGGTCGCCATCCTCCCGGTCGACTCCGAGCACAGCGCCATCTTCCAGTCGCTGGCCGGGCACCAGCGCCCCCACGTGCGGCGCCTGCTCCTCACCGCCTCGGGCGGCCCGCTCCGCACCGTCCCCGCCGCCGAGCTGGCGGCCGTGACGCCCGCGCGGGCGCTCAAGCACCCCAACTGGTCGATGGGCGCCAAGATCACCATCGACTCCGCCACCCTCATGAACAAGGGGCTGGAGGTGATCGAGGCGCGCTGGCTCTTCGACGTCGACCCGCGCCGGATCGACATCGTGGTGCACCCCGAGTCCATCGTGCACTCGATGGTCGAGTACGTGGACGGCTCGGTCGTGGCGCAGCTCGGCGTCTCCGACATGCGCGGGCCCATCAGCTACGCGCTCGCGTGGCCGGAGCGGATCCCGCTCGAGCTGCCCGCGCTCGATCTGCCGCGGCTGGGCAAGCTCACCTTCGAGGCCCCCGACCCGGCGCGCTTCCCGGCCTTCATGCTCGCCTACCGCGCGCTCGAGCTCGGCGGCACGGCCCCGGCCGCGCTCTCCGGCGCCGACGAGGCCGCGGTGGCCGCCTTCCTCGCCGGGCGTTGCAGCTTCACCCGCATCGCCGAGGTGTGCGCGGAGGTGCTGGAGGCGCTCGCGCCGGAGCCGGTGGGCTCGGTCGAGCAGGCGCTCGCCGCCAGCGACTGGGGCCGGCGCCAGGCCGAGCGGCGTGTGGCGGGGTAG
- a CDS encoding phosphatidate cytidylyltransferase codes for MNEKNKNLALRVVSALLLFPALVWVTWLGGLPFTVLLAVAAAISAIELTGMFTAVRVPEAFGVAVAALLPFVPWWTAQDASRAYPSIVPLALAVAAMALLVLNLFRAGPIEGSPQRVAASALAWLYCGVLISSVVGLRLRHGFAWVILTFVTTWLNDTLAYFAGRFFGKHPLYPRVSPKKTWEGFGGGVLGSVLGALVVKALFGPGVLPQPEGEAFLLSWAGCVGLGLGASVLGPLGDLCESMLKRSAGVKDSGRLIPGHGGLLDRIDALLFVAPWVYLWATLAQ; via the coding sequence ATGAACGAGAAGAACAAGAACCTCGCGCTGCGGGTCGTCTCGGCCCTCCTCCTGTTCCCCGCGCTGGTCTGGGTGACCTGGCTGGGCGGGCTGCCGTTCACCGTGCTCCTCGCCGTCGCGGCGGCCATCTCGGCCATCGAGCTCACCGGCATGTTCACCGCGGTGCGCGTCCCCGAGGCGTTCGGGGTGGCGGTGGCCGCGCTCCTGCCGTTCGTCCCCTGGTGGACGGCGCAGGACGCCTCGCGCGCCTACCCCAGCATCGTCCCGCTCGCGCTCGCCGTCGCCGCCATGGCGCTGCTCGTCCTGAACCTGTTCCGCGCCGGGCCCATCGAGGGCTCGCCGCAGCGGGTCGCCGCCTCGGCGCTGGCCTGGCTCTACTGCGGCGTGCTCATCAGCTCGGTGGTCGGGCTGCGCCTGCGGCACGGGTTCGCGTGGGTGATCCTCACCTTCGTCACCACCTGGCTCAACGACACGCTCGCGTACTTCGCCGGCCGCTTCTTCGGAAAGCACCCGCTCTACCCGCGCGTCAGCCCCAAGAAGACCTGGGAGGGGTTCGGGGGCGGCGTCCTCGGCAGCGTGCTCGGGGCGCTCGTCGTGAAGGCGCTCTTCGGCCCCGGGGTCCTGCCGCAGCCGGAGGGCGAGGCCTTCCTCCTGTCCTGGGCGGGCTGCGTCGGCCTCGGGCTGGGCGCGTCGGTGCTGGGCCCCCTCGGGGACCTGTGCGAGTCGATGCTCAAGCGCTCGGCAGGGGTCAAGGACTCCGGGCGCCTGATCCCCGGGCACGGCGGGCTGCTGGATCGGATCGACGCCTTGCTCTTCGTGGCGCCCTGGGTCTACCTCTGGGCCACCCTCGCCCAGTGA
- the uppS gene encoding polyprenyl diphosphate synthase translates to MAERTLAESLREKVRARPLPRHVAIIMDGNGRWAEARGLPRLAGHREGSESVRAVTREARRIGLEALTLYAFSAQNWSRPPDEVAGLMQLLAEYLDSERAEIMDNDVRLHAIGELDRLPGFVRERLERMRQESQGNRGLILTLALSYDAREDIAQAARRAAAEGVSLDRDALDARLWTVGLPELDLLVRTSGERRVSNFLLWQCAYAELAFTELLWPDFRELELLQVVDDFQRRERRFGLTGAQVAARDRA, encoded by the coding sequence GTGGCCGAGAGGACGCTCGCCGAGAGCCTGCGGGAGAAGGTGCGCGCGCGCCCGCTGCCCCGCCACGTCGCCATCATCATGGACGGGAACGGCCGCTGGGCCGAGGCGCGCGGCCTGCCGCGGCTGGCCGGGCACCGCGAGGGCTCCGAGTCCGTGCGCGCGGTGACCCGCGAGGCGCGCCGGATCGGGCTCGAGGCGCTCACCCTCTACGCCTTCAGCGCGCAGAACTGGTCGCGGCCGCCGGACGAGGTGGCGGGGCTCATGCAGCTCCTCGCCGAGTACCTCGACTCCGAGCGCGCCGAGATCATGGACAACGACGTCCGGCTCCACGCCATCGGCGAGCTGGACCGGCTGCCCGGGTTCGTCCGCGAGCGGCTGGAGCGGATGCGGCAGGAGTCGCAGGGCAACCGCGGCCTCATCCTCACGCTCGCGCTCTCCTACGACGCCCGCGAGGACATCGCGCAGGCCGCGCGCCGCGCCGCGGCCGAGGGCGTGTCGCTCGACCGGGACGCCCTCGACGCGCGGCTGTGGACGGTGGGGCTGCCCGAGCTCGACCTGCTCGTCCGCACCAGCGGCGAGCGGCGCGTCTCGAACTTCCTGCTCTGGCAGTGCGCCTACGCCGAGCTGGCCTTCACCGAGCTGCTCTGGCCGGACTTCCGGGAGCTGGAGCTCTTGCAGGTCGTGGACGACTTCCAGAGGCGCGAGCGCCGGTTCGGGCTCACCGGAGCGCAGGTGGCGGCGCGCGACCGCGCATGA
- a CDS encoding serine/threonine-protein kinase, whose protein sequence is MPPRAVGPYEVLSVIGRGGIGTVYRARHRTSGAEVAVKLLGPPPACDPTAARRLAREFEALRGLDHPNVVRVYDAGVHEGYSFLAMELVEGLDLRSYLSPALDASPYAGAAPGAPAPSGDRPALDAWSDEPDTESLLTPALDVEPPAQGPDAIRAFAALMDEPETEGSFAQAEPREASPEKVRAGEAKPLADEVLEGLNGPSRRARLVDAVAQVCDGLAHVHAHGLVHRDLKPSNIMVDDARRVRLMDFGLVKLATDATHLTLHGRVVGTYRYMAPEQARGEAVDHRADLYSLGVILFELLCGRPPFLSKRPVELWNEIISRPPVAPAALNPGVDPRLARLALRLLAKDPRQRFQTAAEVAAAVRGG, encoded by the coding sequence ATGCCCCCTCGCGCGGTCGGCCCATACGAGGTCCTGTCGGTCATCGGCCGCGGCGGGATCGGCACCGTCTACCGCGCCCGGCACCGGACGAGCGGGGCCGAGGTGGCGGTGAAGCTGCTGGGGCCGCCGCCCGCCTGCGACCCCACTGCCGCGCGGCGGCTGGCGCGCGAGTTCGAGGCGCTGCGGGGGCTCGATCACCCGAACGTGGTGCGCGTGTACGACGCCGGCGTGCACGAGGGGTACTCGTTCCTCGCCATGGAGCTGGTGGAGGGGCTCGACCTGCGCAGCTACCTCTCGCCGGCCCTCGACGCCTCCCCCTACGCCGGCGCCGCGCCCGGCGCACCGGCCCCGAGCGGCGACCGCCCCGCGCTCGACGCCTGGTCCGACGAGCCGGACACGGAGAGCCTGCTCACCCCCGCCCTCGACGTGGAGCCGCCGGCGCAGGGCCCCGACGCCATCCGCGCCTTCGCCGCGCTCATGGACGAGCCGGAGACGGAGGGGAGCTTCGCGCAGGCCGAGCCGCGGGAGGCCTCGCCGGAGAAGGTCCGGGCCGGGGAGGCGAAGCCGCTCGCGGACGAGGTGCTCGAGGGCCTGAACGGCCCCTCGCGCCGCGCCCGCCTCGTGGACGCCGTGGCGCAGGTGTGCGACGGCCTCGCCCACGTGCACGCGCACGGCCTCGTGCACCGCGACCTGAAGCCGTCCAACATCATGGTGGACGACGCGCGCCGGGTGCGGCTCATGGACTTCGGGCTGGTGAAGCTCGCGACCGACGCCACCCACCTCACCCTGCACGGCCGGGTGGTGGGCACCTACCGCTACATGGCCCCCGAGCAGGCGCGCGGCGAGGCGGTGGACCACCGCGCCGACCTCTACAGCCTGGGCGTCATCCTGTTCGAGCTCCTGTGCGGGCGGCCGCCGTTCCTCTCCAAGCGGCCGGTGGAGCTGTGGAACGAGATCATCTCCCGGCCGCCGGTGGCGCCCGCCGCGCTCAACCCCGGGGTCGACCCGCGCCTGGCGCGGCTCGCGCTGCGGCTCCTCGCGAAGGACCCGCGCCAGCGCTTCCAGACCGCCGCCGAGGTGGCCGCCGCCGTGCGCGGCGGCTGA
- a CDS encoding ATP-binding protein — MADPAQSGPCRACGGVGYLVEQVLGHPARARRCDCQAACPRCGESGYVLVQNGPSAVAQPCACRRLDERIALFNRIGIPAAVALASFDTFRAWSPDHAAAKAAAEDFARKFRGDRPTKGFLLYGRPGAGKTHLLCAALRWLALEKGVGSRYVEFMLLLSDMKSGFDANRSHMEVLRPLLQVPVLAIDELGKERGTDWERSMLDELISRRFNAGLTTLFATNYFLEDRAVPESPGRSVNTRSAQFQRDAESMTLAQRVGDRIYSRLNEMCVFVKLDPGHDLRKERADAGSAGFWKG, encoded by the coding sequence ATGGCCGACCCAGCGCAGAGTGGTCCCTGCCGCGCGTGCGGCGGGGTGGGCTACCTCGTCGAGCAGGTGCTCGGGCACCCCGCCCGCGCGCGCCGCTGCGACTGCCAGGCCGCCTGCCCCCGCTGCGGCGAGAGCGGCTACGTCCTGGTGCAGAACGGGCCGTCCGCGGTCGCGCAGCCCTGCGCCTGCCGCCGGCTCGACGAGCGGATCGCCCTCTTCAACCGGATCGGCATCCCGGCCGCGGTGGCGCTCGCCTCCTTCGACACCTTCCGCGCCTGGTCGCCCGACCACGCCGCCGCCAAGGCGGCCGCCGAGGACTTCGCCCGGAAGTTCCGCGGCGATCGGCCGACGAAGGGGTTCCTGCTCTACGGCCGCCCCGGGGCGGGCAAGACGCACCTCCTCTGCGCCGCGCTGCGCTGGCTGGCGCTGGAGAAGGGGGTGGGGAGCCGGTACGTCGAGTTCATGCTGCTCCTCTCCGACATGAAGTCCGGCTTCGACGCGAACCGCAGCCACATGGAGGTGCTGCGGCCGCTCCTCCAGGTCCCGGTGCTCGCCATCGACGAGCTGGGCAAGGAGCGCGGCACCGACTGGGAGCGGTCGATGCTGGACGAGCTCATCAGCCGCCGCTTCAACGCCGGGCTCACCACGCTCTTCGCAACGAACTACTTCCTCGAGGACCGGGCGGTGCCGGAGTCGCCCGGACGATCCGTGAACACCCGCTCGGCCCAGTTCCAGCGCGACGCCGAGAGCATGACGCTCGCGCAGCGGGTGGGCGACCGCATCTACTCGCGCCTCAACGAGATGTGCGTCTTCGTGAAGCTGGACCCCGGCCATGACCTCCGCAAGGAGCGGGCCGACGCGGGCAGCGCCGGGTTCTGGAAGGGGTAG